A genomic region of Mycobacterium senriense contains the following coding sequences:
- a CDS encoding oxidoreductase: MPDWTAAELPSFAGRTVIITGANAGLGEITARELVRVGGHVILAVRNTDKGRAAAARMTGSATGKTAGTAEVRQLDLQDLSSVRRFAEDIESVDVLINNAGIMATKHAVTVDGFEGQIGTNHLGHFALTNLLLPKLTDRVVTVSSLMHHFGYISLKDLNFQSRPYSAWLAYSQSKLANLLFTKELQRRLDAVPTSLRALAAHPGWSHTNLQGNSGRKLGDAAVLAVDRIVSTDADFGARQTLYAVSQDLPGDTFVGPRFGLYGRTQPTWRNWPAKRARTATALWELSERLTGTKFPL; this comes from the coding sequence ATGCCCGATTGGACCGCAGCGGAGCTGCCCTCGTTCGCCGGACGCACCGTCATCATCACCGGGGCCAACGCCGGGCTGGGCGAGATCACCGCCCGCGAGTTGGTTCGAGTCGGCGGCCACGTCATCCTGGCCGTCCGCAACACCGACAAGGGCCGGGCCGCCGCCGCACGCATGACCGGGTCGGCAACCGGGAAGACGGCCGGGACAGCCGAGGTGCGCCAGCTCGACCTGCAAGACCTGTCCTCGGTGCGGCGCTTTGCCGAGGACATCGAATCCGTCGACGTCTTGATCAACAACGCCGGCATCATGGCCACCAAGCACGCGGTCACCGTCGACGGCTTCGAGGGCCAGATCGGCACCAACCACCTCGGCCACTTCGCCTTGACCAACCTGCTGTTGCCCAAGCTGACCGACCGCGTGGTGACGGTGTCCTCGCTGATGCACCACTTCGGCTACATCAGCCTCAAAGACCTCAACTTTCAGTCCCGGCCGTATTCGGCGTGGCTGGCCTACAGCCAGTCGAAGCTGGCCAACCTGCTGTTCACCAAGGAGCTGCAGCGGCGCTTGGACGCCGTCCCCACCTCGCTGCGCGCGCTGGCCGCACACCCCGGCTGGTCGCACACCAACCTGCAGGGAAACTCCGGCCGCAAGCTGGGCGACGCGGCGGTCCTGGCGGTCGACCGGATCGTGTCCACCGACGCCGACTTCGGCGCCCGTCAGACGTTGTACGCGGTCTCGCAGGATTTGCCGGGCGACACCTTCGTCGGCCCGCGATTCGGACTGTACGGTCGCACCCAGCCGACGTGGCGCAACTGGCCGGCAAAGCGCGCCCGCACCGCCACCGCCCTCTGGGAACTGTCCGAGCGGCTAACCGGGACCAAATTCCCGCTCTGA
- a CDS encoding DMT family transporter, with translation MSDANLAAVLALCAALASAIGNVVRQRSAQEVTDKRVGHLTLFGMLLRDKRWWLGGLGDIGSYVLLAAALDKGSVLLVMSLQVTALLFALPIYSRMTGNRITRREWSWALVLAVALAVLIAVGDPTGGQQRAPLHTWIVVAVVIGPLLLLGLLGARIWSDRPVAALLLAAVAGTLLAVFAVLMKGVVDILEHQPGHVWQTFELYALVFCGVAGMIYHQSAYRAGALTASLPTIIVAKPVVGGILGIIVLAETLEAGGWEWVVLAVTLVVVIVATVGLARGEAASMSAGAGRDVKASARPKAASQA, from the coding sequence ATGTCGGACGCGAATCTGGCGGCCGTTCTCGCCCTCTGCGCCGCGCTGGCGTCCGCGATCGGCAACGTGGTGCGGCAACGTTCCGCACAGGAGGTCACCGACAAACGGGTGGGCCACCTGACGTTGTTCGGCATGCTGCTGCGCGACAAGCGTTGGTGGCTGGGCGGTTTGGGCGACATCGGCAGCTATGTGCTGCTGGCCGCCGCGCTGGACAAAGGCTCGGTTTTGCTGGTGATGTCGTTGCAGGTGACGGCGCTTCTGTTCGCGCTGCCGATCTACTCGCGGATGACCGGTAACCGCATCACCCGGCGGGAGTGGAGCTGGGCGCTGGTGCTGGCGGTGGCGCTGGCCGTACTCATCGCGGTCGGCGACCCGACCGGCGGCCAGCAGCGGGCGCCGCTGCACACGTGGATCGTGGTGGCCGTGGTGATCGGCCCCCTGTTGCTACTGGGTTTGCTGGGCGCGCGCATCTGGTCGGATCGCCCGGTCGCTGCGCTGCTGCTGGCGGCGGTGGCGGGCACCTTGTTGGCGGTGTTCGCGGTCCTGATGAAGGGTGTCGTCGACATCCTGGAACACCAGCCCGGCCACGTGTGGCAAACCTTCGAGCTGTACGCGCTGGTGTTTTGCGGGGTCGCCGGAATGATCTATCACCAATCGGCCTATCGAGCCGGCGCGCTCACCGCCTCGCTGCCGACGATCATCGTGGCGAAGCCCGTGGTCGGTGGGATCCTCGGCATCATCGTGCTCGCCGAGACGTTGGAAGCCGGCGGCTGGGAGTGGGTTGTCCTCGCGGTGACGCTCGTCGTGGTGATCGTTGCGACGGTCGGCTTGGCTCGCGGCGAGGCGGCCTCCATGTCGGCCGGGGCGGGGCGTGACGTGAAGGCCAGCGCCAGGCCGAAGGCCGCCTCCCAAGCCTGA
- a CDS encoding MCE family protein — protein sequence MEGSPVQINDSREPPYKVITFIVAAVLAVIFTLVYIQFRGAFTPKTQLTMLAARAGLVMDPGSKVTYNGVEIGRVGSISETVRDGKPAAKFTLEVYPRYLALIPSNVNADIKATTVFGGKYVSLTTPANPSPQKISTHTVIDARSVTTEINTLFQTITSIAEKVDPVKLNLTLSAAAQSLTGLGEKFGQSVTNANALLDDVNPQMPQARKDIQRLAALGDTYANASPDLFDFLNNAVITSRTINAQQKDLDQALLSAAGFGNTGAELFNKGGPYLARGAADLVPTAQLLDTYSPEIYCLMRSEHDALPATGAAEGGFNGYSLNMDTEVLSGLGLIANPVSAVPVIASLVGGIAGVVGGAPNPYTYPENLPRVNARGGPGGAPGCWQKITRDLWPAPELIMDTGNSIAPYNHLDTGSPYAIEYVWGRQVGDNTINP from the coding sequence ATGGAGGGTTCACCCGTTCAGATCAACGACTCGCGCGAGCCGCCTTACAAGGTGATCACCTTCATCGTGGCCGCGGTGCTCGCGGTGATCTTCACCCTGGTCTACATCCAGTTCCGGGGTGCCTTCACCCCCAAGACGCAGTTGACCATGCTGGCGGCGCGGGCCGGGTTGGTGATGGATCCGGGTTCGAAGGTGACTTATAACGGGGTGGAGATCGGCCGGGTGGGGTCGATTTCGGAGACGGTGCGTGATGGGAAGCCGGCGGCGAAGTTCACGTTGGAGGTGTATCCGCGGTATCTGGCGTTGATTCCGTCGAATGTGAATGCCGATATCAAGGCGACGACGGTGTTCGGTGGTAAGTATGTGTCGTTGACGACGCCGGCTAACCCGTCGCCGCAGAAGATCTCGACGCACACGGTGATCGATGCGCGATCGGTGACCACCGAGATCAACACGCTGTTTCAGACGATCACGTCGATCGCGGAGAAGGTGGATCCGGTCAAGCTGAATTTGACGTTGAGCGCGGCGGCGCAGTCGTTGACGGGGTTGGGGGAGAAGTTCGGTCAGTCGGTGACCAATGCGAATGCGTTGCTTGATGACGTGAATCCGCAGATGCCGCAGGCGCGCAAGGACATTCAGCGGTTGGCCGCGCTGGGCGATACGTATGCGAACGCGTCGCCGGATCTGTTCGACTTTTTGAACAATGCGGTGATCACCTCGCGCACCATCAATGCCCAGCAGAAGGATCTGGATCAGGCGTTGTTGTCGGCGGCCGGGTTCGGCAACACCGGCGCGGAGTTGTTCAACAAGGGCGGCCCGTACCTGGCGCGCGGCGCCGCCGACCTGGTGCCGACGGCGCAACTGCTGGACACCTACAGCCCGGAAATCTATTGCCTTATGCGCAGCGAACACGATGCGCTGCCCGCCACCGGCGCGGCCGAGGGCGGATTCAACGGCTACTCGTTGAACATGGACACCGAGGTGCTCTCCGGGCTGGGGCTGATCGCGAACCCGGTGTCCGCGGTGCCCGTCATCGCGTCGCTGGTGGGTGGCATCGCCGGGGTGGTCGGCGGCGCGCCCAACCCCTACACCTATCCGGAGAACCTGCCGCGGGTGAACGCGCGCGGCGGCCCCGGCGGCGCCCCGGGATGCTGGCAGAAGATCACCCGCGACCTGTGGCCCGCACCCGAGCTGATCATGGACACCGGCAACAGCATCGCCCCCTACAACCACCTGGACACCGGATCGCCGTATGCGATCGAATACGTCTGGGGCCGCCAGGTCGGCGACAACACCATCAACCCGTAG
- a CDS encoding MCE family protein — protein sequence MSTQSGPGSPVQINSQRTPPFKWIAVAVLVVCALILALVYGQFRGAFTEKTRLTMLAARAGLVMDPGSKVTYNGVEIGRVGSISETVRDGKPAAKFILEVYPRYLALIPSNVNADIKATTVFGGKYVSLTTPANPSPQKISTHTVIDARSVTTEINTLFQTITSIAEKVDPVKLNLTLSAAAQSLSGLGEKFGQSVTNANALLDDVNPQMPQARKDIQRLAALGDTYANASPDLFDFLNNAVITSRTINAQQKDLDQALLSAAGFGNTGAELFNKGGPYLARGAADLVPSAQLLDTYSPEIYCMLHNYHDIVPITGASEGGFNGYSLNMDTEVTSGLGLIANPLSLAAIAALTLGLGGAAGLVGGAPNPYTYPENLPRVNARGGPGGAPGCWQPITRDLWPAPELVMDSGNSLAPYNHLDTGSPYAIEYVWGRQVGDNTINP from the coding sequence TTGTCGACACAATCAGGTCCCGGCTCACCCGTTCAGATCAACTCGCAACGAACTCCACCGTTCAAGTGGATCGCCGTCGCAGTGCTGGTTGTGTGCGCGCTGATTCTGGCCTTGGTGTACGGGCAATTCCGGGGTGCCTTCACGGAAAAGACGCGGCTGACCATGCTGGCGGCGCGGGCGGGGTTGGTGATGGATCCGGGTTCGAAGGTGACTTATAACGGGGTGGAGATCGGCCGGGTGGGGTCGATTTCGGAGACGGTGCGTGACGGCAAGCCGGCGGCGAAGTTCATCCTGGAGGTGTATCCGCGGTATCTGGCGTTGATTCCGTCGAATGTGAATGCCGATATCAAGGCGACGACGGTGTTCGGTGGTAAGTATGTGTCGTTGACGACGCCGGCTAACCCGTCGCCGCAGAAGATCTCGACGCACACGGTGATCGACGCGCGGTCGGTGACCACCGAGATCAACACGCTGTTTCAGACGATCACGTCGATCGCGGAGAAGGTGGATCCGGTCAAGCTGAATTTGACGTTGAGCGCGGCGGCGCAGTCGTTGTCTGGCCTGGGGGAGAAGTTCGGTCAGTCGGTGACCAATGCGAATGCGTTGCTTGATGACGTGAATCCGCAGATGCCGCAGGCGCGCAAGGACATTCAGCGGTTGGCCGCGCTGGGCGATACGTATGCGAACGCGTCGCCGGATCTGTTCGACTTTTTGAACAATGCGGTGATCACCTCGCGCACTATCAATGCCCAGCAGAAGGATCTGGATCAGGCGTTGTTGTCGGCGGCCGGGTTCGGCAACACCGGCGCGGAGTTGTTCAACAAGGGCGGGCCGTACCTGGCGCGCGGCGCCGCCGACCTGGTGCCCTCGGCGCAGCTGCTGGACACCTACAGCCCGGAAATCTATTGCATGCTGCACAACTACCACGACATCGTGCCCATTACCGGTGCGTCCGAGGGCGGGTTCAACGGCTACTCGTTGAACATGGACACCGAGGTCACGTCGGGACTGGGTCTGATCGCGAACCCACTGTCGCTGGCCGCCATCGCCGCGCTCACGTTGGGACTCGGCGGAGCGGCGGGTCTGGTCGGCGGCGCGCCCAACCCCTACACCTATCCGGAGAACCTGCCGCGGGTGAACGCGCGCGGCGGCCCCGGCGGCGCCCCGGGATGCTGGCAGCCGATTACCCGCGACCTGTGGCCCGCACCGGAGTTGGTGATGGACTCCGGCAACAGCCTTGCGCCCTACAACCACCTGGACACCGGATCACCGTATGCGATCGAATACGTCTGGGGCCGCCAGGTCGGCGACAACACCATCAACCCGTAG
- a CDS encoding glutathione peroxidase, which produces MTLKNIALTTLDGRSTTLAELSDGATLVVNVASKCGLTPQYTALEKLAKDYADRGLTVVGVPCNQFMGQEPGTADEIQEFCSTTYGVTFPLLAKTDVNGDDRHPLYAELTKAADADGQAGDIQWNFEKFLLAPGGEVVQRFRPRTEPDAPEVISAIETVLPR; this is translated from the coding sequence GTGACCCTCAAAAACATCGCCCTGACCACCCTCGACGGCCGATCGACCACGCTGGCCGAATTGTCCGACGGCGCAACGCTCGTCGTCAACGTCGCTTCCAAATGCGGGCTGACTCCGCAGTACACCGCGCTGGAGAAGCTGGCTAAGGATTACGCCGACCGCGGGCTGACCGTTGTCGGCGTCCCCTGCAACCAGTTCATGGGCCAGGAGCCGGGCACGGCCGATGAGATCCAGGAGTTCTGCTCGACGACCTACGGGGTGACGTTCCCGCTGTTGGCGAAGACCGACGTCAACGGTGACGACCGCCACCCGCTGTATGCCGAGCTGACCAAGGCCGCCGATGCCGACGGCCAGGCCGGCGACATCCAGTGGAACTTCGAGAAGTTCCTGCTCGCGCCCGGCGGCGAGGTCGTTCAGCGGTTCCGGCCCCGTACCGAGCCCGACGCCCCCGAGGTGATCAGCGCCATCGAGACCGTGCTGCCGCGCTAG
- a CDS encoding helix-turn-helix domain-containing protein translates to MSAEAVQTATFLSEHPEDLAPVVGFLAAHERRHGAAASPSYALVGVDEHDRIELPGAVHEALTKVVAALHAGKAVTVAPQTMTLTTQQAADLLGVSRPTIVRLINDNVLPAERIGNRHRLLLDDVLSYREERRKRQYDALAATADIERDDDAETIRKQLREARRVVAARRKKSAQPS, encoded by the coding sequence GTGAGTGCCGAAGCGGTCCAGACCGCGACCTTCCTCTCGGAGCATCCCGAGGACCTCGCACCGGTCGTCGGGTTCCTGGCGGCTCACGAGCGCCGTCATGGCGCAGCGGCTTCTCCCAGTTATGCACTGGTCGGTGTCGACGAGCACGACCGCATCGAGCTGCCTGGGGCGGTCCACGAAGCCTTGACGAAGGTAGTGGCAGCACTTCATGCGGGCAAAGCAGTGACCGTAGCGCCGCAAACCATGACGCTAACCACACAGCAGGCGGCCGACCTTCTCGGCGTGAGTCGCCCGACGATTGTGCGGCTGATCAATGACAACGTGCTGCCTGCCGAACGAATCGGCAACCGGCATCGGCTTCTGCTCGATGATGTGCTGTCTTATCGCGAGGAGCGCCGCAAGCGTCAATACGACGCATTGGCGGCGACCGCCGACATCGAACGCGATGACGACGCGGAGACGATCCGAAAGCAACTACGCGAAGCCCGCCGCGTTGTGGCGGCGCGCCGAAAGAAATCGGCCCAGCCGAGCTGA
- a CDS encoding PIN domain-containing protein, with amino-acid sequence MFAALLDTSVLWPSLQRDFLLSLAIEGLYRPLWSTAILGELEYTETQKLMSRGEQPATAAARARHLIDQMTTAFDDALVENWEPHDGAFGLPDPDDEHVLAAAVVGGAGAIITLNLRDFPITKIPSHIKVLSPAEFAADTVSVSPDDALRAVQTMASRYSAPPLTNEEILSRLVQRYQMTEAVELIRAVT; translated from the coding sequence ATGTTCGCCGCCCTACTCGATACCTCGGTGCTATGGCCGAGCTTGCAGCGCGACTTCTTGCTTTCGCTCGCCATCGAAGGACTCTATCGACCACTGTGGTCAACCGCGATCCTGGGCGAGCTCGAATACACCGAGACACAAAAGCTGATGAGTCGAGGAGAACAACCCGCTACCGCAGCCGCTCGGGCGCGTCACCTGATTGACCAGATGACAACCGCTTTCGACGACGCTCTGGTCGAAAATTGGGAACCCCATGATGGTGCCTTCGGTTTGCCCGATCCGGATGACGAGCACGTACTTGCCGCTGCGGTTGTGGGCGGAGCAGGCGCCATCATCACCCTCAACCTAAGGGACTTCCCGATTACGAAGATTCCCTCGCACATCAAGGTCCTATCCCCCGCTGAATTTGCTGCAGACACCGTATCGGTTTCACCAGACGACGCGCTGCGGGCTGTCCAGACAATGGCCTCCAGGTACTCCGCCCCACCGCTGACGAACGAGGAAATCTTGAGCCGGCTCGTTCAGCGATACCAGATGACCGAAGCGGTCGAGCTCATCCGCGCCGTCACCTGA
- a CDS encoding DEAD/DEAH box helicase, whose translation MEERFPGELETLRADNMRLHRLLKLSEEQARAADPDQATLTGAPESPVNMRSAPEDKVRFFFDLFRCRSDVYALRWENRRDGRSGWMPAIRGYWRKGMNRADAPYLPLTPDVIGQHLRGDVHIGLYPLGDDDTCWWVTADFDKQAAMLDALAYMKAARAYQVPAALEVSQSGRGAHVWIFFAQATSAATARGIATSLLGEAFQLRGSMHLSSYDRLFPSQDVHTGRGMGNLIAAPLNGKRRQHGTTLFLDPATLEPFDDQWAYLSSIARLSHKEVGTLARSLPDPQFGHRVRRLQLPTSSKIVPRPAAIVRATFTSRLTLTANDLGPAMIAAVKHAASIRNPEFDARQRARRSTWDTPRFLYSYDETSDGDLVLPRGLYTLLVELIDSAGSTLHIADERARGESHEFRCLTALRSEQAGASRQLVDEDASVLIAPPGSGKTVIACAAIASRATSTLILVDRKALADQWRDRLHKHLGFKCGQIGGGRSKTTGVIDVALLPTLARRDNIEELTANYGFVIVDECHHIAASAFFHILNRIPARYWLGLTATPERRDGLEDLIYHQLGSHHVTIEGPAAGQLPSADTDLLAPHPVLCLHPTKFRYTGQADPSAPGGMAEIYRALIADEARLTQIVADVLAAHTDGANILVLTTWVDHLNEIAERLRNAGKSVVVLSGQMKARQRREVSEQLANHTADTEPLLIVGTSSFIGEGFDCPALDTLFLAAPITFKNRLVQYVGRIIRPHPTKTTATVHDYHDELTPVIASSLRKRAPGYTKLGFPDPRKLVR comes from the coding sequence GTGGAGGAGCGATTCCCGGGCGAGCTGGAGACGTTGCGTGCCGACAATATGCGCTTGCATCGACTTCTCAAACTGAGCGAAGAGCAGGCCCGGGCGGCGGATCCAGATCAAGCCACCCTGACCGGAGCACCGGAATCGCCGGTCAACATGAGATCGGCGCCCGAAGACAAGGTCCGCTTCTTCTTCGATTTGTTTCGATGTCGCTCCGACGTTTACGCGCTGCGTTGGGAGAACCGCCGCGACGGTCGATCCGGTTGGATGCCGGCCATTCGCGGCTACTGGCGCAAGGGCATGAACCGCGCCGACGCCCCGTATCTTCCTTTGACCCCCGACGTCATCGGACAACACCTACGCGGCGACGTTCATATCGGCCTATATCCGCTGGGCGACGATGACACATGTTGGTGGGTCACGGCAGACTTCGACAAACAGGCCGCAATGCTCGACGCACTGGCCTATATGAAAGCCGCACGGGCCTACCAAGTTCCAGCTGCGTTGGAGGTGTCGCAGTCGGGGCGGGGTGCGCATGTTTGGATCTTCTTCGCCCAAGCCACGTCGGCGGCAACTGCGCGCGGTATCGCGACCAGCCTGCTGGGCGAGGCCTTCCAACTCCGCGGCAGCATGCACCTCAGCAGCTATGACCGACTGTTTCCCTCCCAAGATGTCCACACTGGCCGCGGCATGGGAAACCTCATCGCGGCACCGCTCAACGGCAAACGCCGCCAACACGGCACAACACTATTCCTCGACCCCGCCACGCTGGAACCCTTCGACGACCAATGGGCCTACCTGTCGAGTATCGCGCGGCTGTCGCATAAGGAAGTGGGCACACTCGCTCGCAGTCTGCCCGATCCGCAATTCGGCCACCGTGTGCGCAGACTGCAGTTACCCACCTCGTCGAAAATCGTGCCGAGGCCCGCAGCGATCGTCCGGGCGACTTTCACATCCCGACTTACCCTGACCGCCAACGATTTAGGTCCAGCTATGATCGCAGCCGTCAAACATGCTGCCTCAATCCGCAATCCCGAGTTCGATGCCCGCCAGCGCGCTCGACGCAGCACTTGGGACACTCCGCGCTTTCTCTACAGCTACGACGAGACCTCCGACGGCGACCTCGTCCTGCCGCGCGGGCTGTACACACTTCTGGTGGAACTGATTGATTCAGCCGGCAGTACGTTGCACATCGCCGACGAGCGAGCCCGCGGCGAGAGTCACGAATTCAGGTGCCTAACCGCGCTCAGGAGCGAGCAGGCCGGCGCCTCCCGCCAACTCGTTGACGAAGATGCAAGCGTGCTGATCGCACCTCCCGGCTCCGGCAAGACGGTAATCGCCTGCGCCGCCATCGCTTCCCGTGCCACGTCGACACTCATCCTGGTCGACCGCAAAGCCCTGGCGGACCAATGGCGTGACCGGTTGCACAAGCACCTCGGATTCAAGTGCGGACAGATCGGAGGTGGGCGATCCAAGACCACCGGCGTCATTGACGTCGCACTGCTACCCACACTGGCCCGCCGCGACAACATCGAAGAGCTCACCGCTAACTACGGTTTCGTTATCGTCGACGAATGCCACCACATCGCCGCAAGCGCCTTCTTCCACATTCTCAATCGAATACCCGCCCGATACTGGCTGGGACTCACCGCCACACCCGAGCGCCGTGACGGGCTTGAAGACCTCATCTACCACCAACTCGGATCACATCACGTAACCATCGAAGGGCCAGCTGCCGGCCAGCTTCCCTCAGCGGATACCGACCTGCTCGCACCGCACCCCGTCCTCTGCCTGCATCCCACCAAGTTCCGCTATACCGGGCAGGCCGACCCGAGCGCCCCGGGCGGAATGGCTGAGATCTACCGAGCACTGATCGCCGATGAAGCTCGGCTCACACAGATCGTTGCCGACGTCCTTGCCGCTCACACTGACGGTGCCAACATCCTCGTACTCACCACGTGGGTCGACCACCTCAACGAGATTGCCGAACGACTCCGCAATGCTGGTAAGTCAGTCGTCGTGCTGAGCGGCCAAATGAAGGCGCGCCAACGCCGCGAGGTCTCCGAACAACTCGCCAACCACACCGCCGATACCGAGCCCTTGCTAATCGTCGGCACCAGCTCGTTCATCGGCGAGGGATTCGACTGCCCTGCCCTGGACACGCTGTTCCTCGCCGCCCCAATCACCTTCAAGAACCGACTCGTCCAATACGTCGGGCGCATCATCCGACCCCACCCCACCAAGACCACCGCAACCGTGCACGACTATCACGATGAACTCACCCCAGTAATCGCCTCATCACTACGAAAACGCGCACCCGGCTACACCAAACTGGGCTTCCCAGACCCCAGAAAACTGGTCCGATAA
- a CDS encoding cupin domain-containing protein, translating into MSGQDPIGVTVVQPGEGDVVALPGFGAVFKLSGKTNGGEVSIVEHPFAVGLLTVAHRHTREDEHSIVLAGEIGFRSDDSEVVLGPGGYITKPHGQMHAMWNAGSEPGRIVEIITPGGFENYFRELGELLVEHADDASGTPLHELPEFGELADKYGLTYGSPEWMDDIARQYGLNPPSH; encoded by the coding sequence ATGAGCGGTCAAGACCCGATCGGTGTCACGGTGGTTCAGCCGGGGGAGGGCGACGTCGTCGCCCTCCCGGGCTTCGGGGCGGTGTTCAAGTTGTCCGGCAAGACCAACGGCGGCGAGGTGTCCATCGTTGAGCACCCGTTCGCGGTCGGCCTGCTCACCGTGGCGCACCGGCACACCCGCGAGGACGAGCATTCGATAGTGCTGGCCGGCGAGATCGGGTTCCGCTCCGACGACAGCGAAGTGGTGTTGGGTCCCGGCGGCTACATCACCAAGCCCCACGGCCAGATGCATGCGATGTGGAACGCCGGCAGCGAGCCGGGCCGCATCGTCGAGATCATCACCCCGGGCGGGTTCGAGAACTACTTCCGCGAATTGGGCGAGCTGCTCGTCGAGCATGCCGACGACGCGTCGGGCACGCCGCTGCACGAGTTGCCCGAGTTCGGTGAGCTCGCCGACAAATACGGGCTGACGTACGGGTCGCCGGAGTGGATGGACGACATCGCGCGGCAGTACGGGCTGAACCCGCCGTCGCACTGA
- a CDS encoding nitroreductase family protein: MEIHEALYTTRMMRRLRPDPIPLETQARILDAAVRAPNGGNTQRWHFVAVDDPELIREFGQLFRQARALEYEKFNTGTGPMVATAPGADPAAHAETMRRMKGSGDYLADHFEEIPLLLFVFSIDDYGGANIYPAIWSALLAARAEGVGGVMTMVLRNFEDKVNELLGVPAEQGWKMSAMLTLGYPRGKWGVAANRHPVHQVSSRNGWAKPFGVEVPQPLWPPHDDMAPGLAATG, translated from the coding sequence ATGGAGATTCACGAGGCCCTCTACACCACCAGGATGATGCGGCGGTTGCGGCCGGATCCGATCCCGCTGGAAACGCAGGCCCGCATCCTGGACGCGGCCGTCCGCGCCCCGAATGGCGGCAACACCCAGCGCTGGCACTTTGTGGCCGTTGACGATCCGGAACTCATCCGCGAGTTCGGTCAACTTTTCCGGCAGGCCCGCGCCCTGGAATACGAGAAGTTCAACACGGGGACGGGCCCGATGGTGGCGACCGCGCCCGGTGCCGACCCGGCCGCACACGCGGAGACGATGCGCCGAATGAAAGGCTCGGGGGATTACCTGGCTGACCACTTCGAAGAGATCCCCCTGTTGCTGTTCGTCTTCTCCATCGACGACTACGGCGGCGCCAACATCTACCCGGCGATCTGGAGTGCACTGCTCGCCGCCCGGGCCGAGGGCGTCGGCGGCGTCATGACGATGGTGCTCCGCAATTTCGAGGACAAGGTGAACGAGCTACTGGGCGTCCCTGCCGAGCAGGGCTGGAAGATGTCGGCCATGCTCACCCTCGGTTACCCGCGGGGCAAGTGGGGTGTCGCGGCCAATCGCCATCCCGTGCACCAGGTTTCATCCCGGAACGGGTGGGCCAAGCCGTTCGGTGTCGAAGTGCCGCAGCCGCTGTGGCCGCCCCACGACGACATGGCGCCGGGTCTGGCCGCGACGGGATGA
- a CDS encoding HD domain-containing protein — MTTSSIDTVAGIDVPDSALAREATEFIRDTEDELLFNHSRRVFFFGALQGQRRGLKPDAELLYVGAMFHDLGLTERYRDSQVRFEVDGADAARDFLTARGVDEADAAKVWLGIALHTTPGVPDFLAPEVALLQAGVEVDVVGVGREQLAPEALAAVTAAHPRPQFKQRILAAFNDGMKHRPRTTDGTMNADVLAHFEPTFERVDFVDKILHNSWPD, encoded by the coding sequence ATGACCACCAGCTCAATCGACACCGTCGCCGGAATCGACGTGCCCGACTCCGCGCTGGCGCGGGAGGCCACCGAGTTCATCCGCGACACCGAGGACGAGTTGCTCTTCAACCACTCCCGTCGGGTGTTCTTCTTCGGCGCGCTGCAGGGCCAGCGCCGGGGTTTGAAGCCGGATGCGGAGTTGCTCTACGTCGGTGCGATGTTCCACGACCTCGGCCTGACCGAGCGCTACCGCGACTCGCAGGTCCGCTTCGAGGTCGACGGCGCCGACGCCGCACGCGACTTCCTCACGGCCCGCGGCGTCGACGAGGCCGACGCCGCCAAGGTGTGGCTGGGCATCGCGTTGCACACCACCCCCGGCGTGCCGGACTTCCTTGCTCCCGAGGTCGCCCTGTTGCAGGCCGGTGTGGAAGTCGACGTGGTGGGCGTCGGGCGCGAGCAGTTGGCCCCCGAAGCGCTGGCCGCGGTGACCGCCGCCCACCCGCGCCCGCAGTTCAAGCAGCGCATCCTGGCCGCGTTCAACGACGGCATGAAGCACCGCCCGCGGACCACCGACGGCACCATGAACGCCGACGTGCTGGCGCACTTCGAGCCCACTTTCGAGCGCGTCGACTTCGTCGACAAGATCCTGCACAACAGCTGGCCCGATTAA